One Chanodichthys erythropterus isolate Z2021 chromosome 10, ASM2448905v1, whole genome shotgun sequence DNA segment encodes these proteins:
- the fgfr1b gene encoding fibroblast growth factor receptor 1b, whose protein sequence is MSCFGPPSSPSCRGMASLRMMKSWHLLLLWVILAHLPLAHSRPAVTEQGHAVASSEDEDDDESSSEENKPSSSQELLPMAPHWAQPEKMEKKLHAVPASKTVKFRCQAEGNPTPKLRWLKNGKEFKRDQRIGGYKLREHMWTIIMESVVPSDKGNYTCLVENEYGSINHTYQLDVVERSPHRPILYAGLPANRTAVVGSDVEFECKVFSDPQPHIQWLKHILVNGSQLGPDGHPYVRVLKTAGLNTTDKEMEVLQLRNVSFEDAGVYTCLAGNSIGISHHSAWLTVVKAPTAPSAVPSQSYLEVLIYCVGFFLIFLMVGIATIVKVRSSSKKSDFNSQLAVHKLAKSIPLRRQVSVESSSSLNSGVMLVRPSRLSSSGTPMLSGVSEYELPQDPCWEVHRERLVLGKPLGEGCFGQVVMGETIGLDKDKPNRITKVAVKMLKSDATEKDLSDLISEMEMMKMIGKHKNIINLLGACTQDGPLYVIVEYASKGNLREYLRARRPHGMEYCYNPDQVPVESMSIKDLVSCAYQVARGMEYLASKKCIHRDLAARNVLVTEDNVMKIADFGLARDVHHIDYYKKTTNGRLPVKWMAPEALFDRIYTHQSDVWSFGVLLWEIFTLGGSPYPGVPVEELFKLLREGHRMDRPSACTQELYLMMKDCWHAVPTQRPTFKQLVEDLDRTLSMISNQEYLDLSVPLEPMYSQVILNERSSTCSSEPDSVFLRDSGPEEPCIPPTVPPQQTVRSFKKR, encoded by the exons ATGAGCTGTTTCGGCCCACCCTCTTCGCCCAGCTGCCGTGGCATGGCTTCTCTCAGGATGATGAAGTCATGGCATTTGCTTCTCCTGTGGGTTATTCTAGCTCACCTCCCCTTGGCCCACTCACGTCCCGCAGTAACCGAACAAG GTCATGCAGTAGCGTCTTCTGAGGATGAGGATGACGATGAGTCATCATCAGAAGAGAACAAGCCGTCAAGTAGCCAAGAGCTCTTAC CAATGGCACCTCACTGGGCTCAACCTGAAAAGatggaaaaaaagcttcatgcCGTACCGGCTAGCAAAACAGTAAAATTCCGATGTCAGGCAGAGGGAAACCCAACTCCGAAACTACGCTGGTTAAAGAATGGAAAAGAGTTCAAAAGAGACCAGCGCATCGGGGGCTACAAG CTGCGGGAACACATGTGGACCATAATCATGGAGTCTGTGGTGCCCTCAGACAAGGGCAACTACACATGCCTGGTGGAGAATGAATACGGAAGCATCAATCACACCTATCAGCTGGATGTCGTGG AGCGATCACCTCACAGGCCCATCCTGTATGCTGGTCTCCCTGCAAACCGAACAGCTGTGGTTGGCAGTGACGTAGAGTTTGAATGCAAGGTTTTCAGCGATCCCCAGCCTCACATCCAGTGGCTCAAACACATACTGGTGAACGGAAGCCAACTGGGACCTGATGGACACCCTTACGTACGCGTCCTAAAG ACGGCTGGCCTCAACACCACCGACAAGGAGATGGAGGTGCTCCAGTTGAGGAATGTGTCCTTTGAGGATGCTGGGGTGTATACTTGCTTGGCGGGCAATTCTATCGGGATCTCCCATCATTCAGCATGGTTGACCGTTGTCAAAG CACCCACCGCTCCCTCTGCAGTCCCCAGTCAGTCATACCTGGAGGTGTTGATCTACTGTGTGGGATTCTTCCTCATCTTCCTCATGGTAGGAATCGCCACCATCGTCAAAGTCCGCAGCTCCTCCAAGAAGAGCGACTTCAACAGCCAGCTGGCCGTCCATAAGCTGGCCAAAAGCATTCCTCTCCGCAGACAG GTGTCGGTGGAATCTAGTTCATCTCTGAACTCTGGTGTGATGTTGGTCCGACCTTCACGACTCTCCTCCAGCGGGACCCCCATGTTGTCAGGGGTCTCTGAGTACGAGCTGCCCCAGGACCCGTGCTGGGAGGTGCATCGAGAGAG GCTAGTACTTGGGAAACCTCTGGGAGAGGGCTGCTTTGGCCAGGTGGTGATGGGCGAAACCATTGGACTGGACAAAGACAAGCCCAACCGCATAACTAAAGTCGCTGTGAAGATGCTGAAAT CTGACGCCACTGAGAAGGACCTGTCTGACCTCATCTCCGAGATggagatgatgaagatgattggAAAACACAAGAACATCATCAACCTGCTCGGAGCTTGTACCCAGGATG GCCCTCTTTATGTCATTGTGGAATATGCCTCCAAAGGAAACCTGAGGGAATACCTGCGTGCCCGCCGGCCGCATGGCATGGAGTACTGTTACAATCCTGACCAGGTGCCTGTTGAAAGCATGTCCATTAAAGACCTGGTCTCCTGTGCCTACCAGGTGGCTCGTGGCATGGAATACCTGGCATCCAAAAAG TGTATCCACAGAGACTTGGCAGCACGCAATGTACTTGTAACAGAGGATAACGTAATGAAGATAGCAGACTTCGGTCTGGCCCGGGACGTTCATCACATAGATTACTACAAGAAGACTACAAAT GGCCGGCTGCCTGTGAAATGGATGGCACCTGAGGCTTTGTTTGACAGGATTTACACACATCAAAGTGACGT GTGGTCTTTTGGGGTCCTTCTGTGGGAGATCTTCACTCTGGGGGGGTCTCCGTATCCCGGAGTCCCTGTGGAAGAGCTCTTCAAGCTTCTGCGAGAAGGTCATCGCATGGACAGACCCTCAGCCTGCACTCAGGAGCT aTACCTGATGATGAAAGACTGCTGGCATGCGGTTCCCACACAGAGGCCAACTTTTAAACAGCTGGTAGAAGACCTTGATCGCACCCTGTCTATGATATCCAATCAG GAGTATCTGGACCTCTCTGTGCCCCTGGAGCCCATGTACTCTCAGGTCATCCTGAATGAAAGAAGTTCCACCTGCTCCTCCGAGCCGGACTCGGTCTTCTTAAGAGATTCTGGACCTGAAGAACCCTGCATCCCCCCAACAGTTCCTCCACAACAAACTGTTCGGTCCTTTAAAAAACGCTGA